The Cryptococcus neoformans var. neoformans B-3501A chromosome 7, whole genome shotgun sequence genome window below encodes:
- a CDS encoding hypothetical protein (HMMPfam hit to WD40, WD domain, G-beta repeat, score: 176.8, E(): 4.3e-50), with amino-acid sequence MPSLIADYGSSDDESSSLKASTSLPAPGGSFISNEATVDDDEDDERIEEEAKKDAFGLTSVAKAEREAEAKRQKEVVTAAPDVLKEDPNGAGMAIITRPTDKVMNVNLTYEEMSRPVAGPENPFDQRKNKGMNTLLGHVEEQSMDDYSFLMAQRTFDVHGYAVNPSIQNVATPIVGSLTNAHQNGYSSIENIRPTRSERKETKRKRGGKGDASVVDGEEAYMGPWASWQQDKQEAPVVEEEEDDEEWREEKRRREEASAAAKEKMKTAMEEKSIFHGKELYDYAGRTYMHIPTDKDVKLNPSDGAPPPNAYLPERCIHTWTGHNKAVSAVRLFPRSGHLLLSASMDTKVKLWDVYNEGNCLRTFLGHSQAVKDIAFNNSGDKFLSASYDKHIKLWDTETGKCIQAFTNGKIPNVVKFNPDGDKQNIFMAGMQDKKIIQYDLREREIVQTYDQHLGPVNTITFVDENRRFVTTSDDKTIRGWDYDIPVVIKYIAEPYMHSMPAVTLHPSKRYFACQSLDNQILVYSADGSFRQNKKKRFAGHTIAGYACNIGFSPDGKYISSGTGSGEMVFWDWKNGKIMKRLKAHKEVVIDHAWLPNEHSKLVTASWDGLIKLWT; translated from the exons ATGCCTTCTCTGATCGCAGATTACGGATCTTCAGACGACgaatcatcttccttgaaAGCCTCTACTTCTCTCCCGGCGCCTGGAGGAAGCTTTATCTCCAATGAAGCAACagtggatgatgacgaagatgatgaaaggatagaagaagaagcgaagaaggatgcTTTTGGATTGACATCTGTGGCGAAAGCAGAGAGAGAAGCAGAAGcgaaaaggcaaaaagagGTGGTCACTGCTGCACCAGATGTGCTCAAAGAA GATCCTAATGGAGCCGGAATGGCTATCATAACAAGACCTACAGACAAGGTTATGAACGTCAATCTGACTTACGAGGAAATGAGCCGCCCTGTTGCCGGGCCAGAGAATCCGTTCGACCAGAGAAAGAACAAGGGGATGAATACTTTATTGG GACATGTCGAGGAGCAGTCCATGGACGATTATTCTTTCCTTATGGCTCAACGCACATTTGACGTTCATGGCTACGCCGTCAACCCTTCCATCCAGAACGTCGCGACTCCCATAGTTGGCTCTCTGACCAATGCTCACCAAAACGGATATAGCTCTATAGAAAACATAAGACCTACCAGATCcgagagaaaagaaactAAGAGGAAGCGAGGCGGGAAAGGAGACGCCAGCGTCGTCGATGGCGAAGAGGCGTATATGGGCCCGTGGGCCAGTTGGCAACAGGACAAACAGGAGGCTCCTGtggtagaagaagaagaggatgacgaagaatggagagaagagaagaggaggagagaagaagcctCTGCAGCCGCCAAGGAGAAAATGAAGACCgcgatggaagagaagagtaTCTTCCATG GCAAGGAACTTTATGACTATGCTGGGCGGACATACATGCACATTCCTACCGACAAGGACGTCAAACTCAACCCGTCAGACGGTGCCCCGCCCCCCAATGCTTACCTCCCGGAACGATGCATACATACTTGG ACTGGCCACAACAAAGCTGTTTCTGCCGTCCGATTGTTCCCTCGTAGTGGCCACCTTCTGCTTTCTGCTAGTATGGACACCAAGGTCAAGCTTTGGGACGTCTACAACGAAGGCAACTGTCTGCGAACATTCCTCGGCCACTCTCAAGCTGTGAAGGATATTGCTTTCAACAACAGTGGGGACAAGTTCCTTTCAGCATCGTATGATAAGCACATCAAATTGTGGGATACAGAGACGGGCAAATGTATCCAAGCGTTCACGAACGGCAAGATCCCGAATGTCGTCAAGTTTAATCCTGATGGAGATAAGCAAAATATTTTCATGGCCGGTATGCAAGATAAGAAAATCATCCAG TATGACTTGCGAGAGCGTGAGATTGTGCAAACTTACGATCAACATCTTGGCCCTGTAAACACTATCACGTTTGTGGATGAGAACCGACGATTTGTCACCACTTCTGATGACAAAACCATCCGAGGCTGGGACTATGACATTCCTGTTGTTATCAAGTACATTGCCGAGCCTTACATGCACTCCATGCCGGCAGTAACCTTACACCCAAGTA AACGTTACTTTGCTTGTCAATCTCTTGATAATCAAATCCTTGTCTACTCTGCCGACGGCAGCTTCCGTCAAAATAAGAAGAAGCGCTTCGCTGGCCATACTATCGCCGGTTATGCTTGTAATATTGGTTTCTCGCCTGATGGCAAATACATTTCTTCTGGTACTGGCAGTGGTGAGATGGTATTCTGGGattggaagaatggaaagattatgaagaggttgaaggCACACAAGGAGGTTGTCATTGACCATGCTTGGCTTCCCAACGAACAT TCCAAGCTTGTCACCGCGTCTTGGGATGGTCTAATCAAATTGTGGACCTAG
- a CDS encoding hypothetical protein (HMMPfam hit to Copper-fist, Copper fist DNA binding domain, score: 84.0, E(): 3.8e-22), translated as MVLINDKKFACEKCIKGHRVSACTHTDRPLFEVKKKGRPSTQCKHCKEKRKSAGSSVHTKCQCGATDPKTLKDILASVNAPHAATSGLAGASATANTSAEQEIETRKGQPGSKPTFPRGLKDVHELAAAANALQGLGEDDQVVKAAERTVQALLNPCKCELGGPCTCCQIKTKPRKKHSGHEFENPASAGATPPGGGCCGSSVYSRDDVVATRNSPTSINSSEVIHHPPQTAPMLHKTRLFSPYSTDLRRRDSSSSAGSKTPGWASPRAMRPPTTRIKPLTDMRRLMSAAVNQDGTLASEIPRSVVGLPTLPGIESFNTSANLENGEKSEDVDMPLAFPTSEDVVIGACMCGDDCSCPGCATHDHHNISSSNRTHDGSCGESCKGHHDCAHSIPIPSGVQSIAQLICIAASQVPPPPPNRTDSLNPHDTRILPPSVSLNEDAARTMGIVPLKPLECCGGQCRCPPGECTCTKQCCGCCGDCTCEKDEDTRMAEEGKRKAKRVFGHDLPSKSPIFITYFLSCTSTSAETFESPRVCDSSFNVFTVFQYATTIAFDCIFTCRFTFCGCSSIEWSKCLIMPQGSRPPSALGRSGSMTATKRSGTSTGVRRSNSDARKVVGPSQPHHLQSNQSPSDRSFYISSPQPNQIAPNGVPMASAPSEMAAPLNSADSNSDLLAFIQQQWSANKTSNSDMNPSEPAMPISVTAEPWAFPPQNETAEDSPPSDSFDLDAFLMSIGVQPDGELRNDRPPSSQPPQSLMSNIPPTQPIAPLPPIPPSMSNVRPGYDMTFANFFLNSTPSGPSGPSAVPAASIPSRHTTPQASRPLTPPEASFAEPPRWKFPGGLGGEIPIWKSPEVLQGFGVLGSPVLEKEEVGEENENGKDIIDLSKPLDSAALTKIMKALEKQGGGQSSSQGAPSVVNTNQQLQSLPALQTALPVHPASVISPTRTDSAHELDDMFSQFVTLDGTTGGSNNDGLGLNGGPGMMALATNMSLGDELGFGGEMRWDQARMWSN; from the exons ATGGTGCTCATTAACGACAAGAAATTCGCTTGCGAAAAATGCATAAAAGGCCATCGTGTTTCGGCCTGCACCCACACAGACCGCCCCTTATTCGAAGTCAAAAAGAAGGGTCGTCCGTCCACACAATGCAAGCACTGCAAGGAAAAGCGGAAAAGTGCGGGATCATCTGTTCACACAAAG TGCCAATGCGGAGCTACAGACCCTAAGACACTCAAAGACATCCTTGCCAGCGTCAATGCTCCTCATGCCGCGACCAGTGGGCTTGCGGGTGCATCTGCGACGGCAAATACGAGCGCAGAACAAGAGATTGAGACGAGGAAAGGGCAACCGGGATCTAAACCTACTTTCCCTAGAGGTTTGAAAGATGTCCATGAGCTTGCGGCGGCTGCAAATGCTTTGCAGGGTCTGGGGGAAGATGACCAGGTGGTTAAAGCAGCCGAGAGGACAG TGCAGGCCTTGTTGAACCCTTGTAAATGCGAGTTAGGAGGTCCCTGCACGTGTTGCCAGATAAAAACAAAGCCGAGAAAGAAGCACTCTGGGCATGAGTTTGAAAATCCTGCCAGTGCTGGGGCTACACCACCTGGTGGCGGCTGTTGTGGTTCATCAGTGTACTCTCGCGACGATGTTGTGGCCACTCGCAACTCGCCTACGTCTATCAACTCCTCCGAAgtcatccatcatcctccgcAAACTGCACCAATGTTACACAAGACTCGACTTTTTTCTCCCTACTCTACCGATCTGCGTCGGCGTGATTCCTCATCAAGCGCAGGCTCAAAAACTCCAGGTTGGGCTAGTCCTCGTGCTATGCGCCCTCCAACCACTCGTATCAAGCCTTTGACGGACATGCGTCGCCTCATGAGTGCGGCAGTCAACCAGGACGGCACCCTTGCATCAGAAATTCCCCGTTCTGTAGTCGGTCTTCCTACGCTGCCGGGTATTGAAAGCTTCAATACCTCTGCCAACCTtgagaatggagaaaaaTCTGAAGATGTAGATATGCCTCTGGCTTTTCCTACTTCGGAAGATGTAGTTATTGGGGCGTGTATGTGTGGGGATGACTGTTCATGTCCTGGTTGTGCGACCCACGATCATCACAACATCTCGTCTAGTAATCGTACTCATGATGGCTCGTGCGGAGAGAGCTGCAAGGGCCATCACGACTGTGCACACTCCATACCTATTCCATCAGGTGTCCAATCTATCGCCCAATTAATCTGTATCGCGGCTTCTCAAGTGCCTCCCCCGCCTCCCAACCGAACAGATTCCCTTAATCCTCACGATACAAggattcttcctccttcggTTTCGTTGAATGAAGATGCTGCACGCACAATGGGCATCGTTCCTCTGAAACCTTTGGAGTGTTGTGGAGGTCAATGCAGGTGTCCTCCAGGGGAATGCACCTGTACGAAACAATGCTGTGGATGTTGTGGTGACTGTACTtgtgagaaggatgaggacaCTCGGATggcggaggaag ggaaaagaaaagcaaAGCGGGTTTTCGGACATGATCTCCCCTCAAAATCCCCAATCTTTATCACCTACTTCCTATCATGTACCTCCACTTCAGCCGAAACCTTCGAATCTCCCCGTGTCTGCGATTCATCATTCAACGTTTTCACCGTCTTTCAGTACGCCACAACCATCGCCTTCGACTGTATCTTCACCTGCAGATTCACTTTCTGTGGCTGCTCATCCATCGAATGGTCCAAAT GCTTGATCATGCCCCAAGGGTCTCGACCTCCTTCTGCTTTGGGACGGTCAGGCAGCATGACGGCCACAAAGAGGAGTGGAACAAGCACTGGTGTGAGAAGGAGCAACAGTGACGCGAGGAAGGTGGTTGGTCCATCTCAgcctcatcatctgcaGTCCAATCAAAGCCCAAGTGATCGGTCATTCTATATCAGCTCTCCGCAGCCTAACCAAATAGCTCCCAATGGGGTACCCATGGCCTCGGCGCCTTCTGAAATGGCTGCTCCTTTGAACAGCGCCGACTCTAATTCCGATCTGCTCGCATTCATCCAACAGCAATGGTCCGCAAACAAAACATCTAATTCAGACATGAACCCTTCTGAGCCAGCCATGCCAATTTCGGTGACGGCCGAACCTTGGGCGTTCCCACCGCAAAACGAAACCGCGGAGGATTCTCCACCATCAGACTCTTTTGACCTGGATGCGTTTTTGATGAGTATCGGGGTGCAACCCGATGGAGAACTTAGAAATGATAGACCGCCGTCATCTCAGCCGCCGCAATCACTAATGTCAAATATTCCTCCAACTCAACCAATTGCCCCCTTACCTCCTATCCCACCTTCGATGAGCAATGTTAGACCTGGATACGACATGACATTTgccaacttcttcctcaactctaCTCCATCAGGGCCTTCGGGTCCCTCCGCCGTACCCGCCGCCAGTATACCATCGCGCCATACAACCCCACAAGCCTCTCGACCGCTTACACCTCCAGAAGCCAGCTTCGCAGAGCCGCCTCGCTGGAAGTTTCCCGGTGGTTTGGGTGGTGAAATCCCGATATGGAAGAGTCCGGAAGTGTTGCAAGGTTTTGGAGTGCTTGGTTCACCAGTattggaaaaggaagaggttggagaagaaaatgaaaatGGAAAAGACATAATAGATCTCTCGAAACCATTGGATTCTGCGGCCCTGACGAAAATTATGAAGGCCCTGGAGAAGCAAGGAGGCGGACAATCGTCTTCGCAGGGGGCGCCTTCGGTGGTCAACACGAACCAGCAACTTCAATCATTACCAGCACTTCAAACTGCTCTTCCAGTCCATCCAGCCTCTGTTATCTCTCCTACAAGGACAGACTCTGCCCATGAGCTCGATGATATGTTCAGTCAGTTCGTCACTCTTGATGGTACTACTGGTGGCAGCAATAATGATGGTCTTGGATTGAATGGTGGTCCAGGGATGATGGCTCTAGCTACAAATATGTCTTTGGGAGATGAACTAGGTTTTGGCGGAGAAATGAGGTGGGATCAGGCTAGGATGTGGAGTAATTAG
- a CDS encoding hypothetical protein (HMMPfam hit to BolA, BolA-like protein, score: 62.3, E(): 1.3e-15), which yields MDVDKTTLSVEQRMDQKLRSSLEIHHLEFVDTSGNCGMSYAVTIVSPNFAKKITLQRHKLVNQILAEEIAQLHAFSQKTLTPEQWEKEKTK from the exons ATGGACGTCGACAAAACTACTCTCTCAGTGGAGCAACGAATGGACCAAAAGTTGAGATCGAGTTTGGAGATACATCACTTG GAATTTGTTGATACTTCGGGCAACTGTGGAATGTCTTATGCCGTCACCATCGTGTCCCCTAATTTTGCAAAAAAGATTACGTTGCAAAGACACAAGCTTG TGAACCAAATACTTGCGGAAGAGATTGCTCAGCTTCATGCTTTCTCTCAA AAAACACTCACTCCTGAGCAatgggagaaagaaaaaaccAAATAG
- a CDS encoding hypothetical protein (HMMPfam hit to Ribosomal_S9, Ribosomal protein S9/S16, score: 75.2, E(): 1.7e-19) translates to MTFPSTSSIRSLRSLAASFSRSYATISPYSPPSNDYAPPRRKPRPESSQFFTGRPEFHEALVSLSSTVKNTTAVLREAHIYPLPTDLPHVTPPRAAWVSPEELSSIFQVKLKTSTLRQVMDLLSELHNLRHVSELAGYPDLAAKIDAALERYERAGMAEGKKDVKEKKEKRKLDEFGRAYAMGRKKTSSARVWMIPNPSAPPFLQSAESSSTDVPTLPTSEILINHQPISTYFPRLIDRETILRPLRLTGLLGAYNIFAFACGGGVSGQAGAVALGVARALTILREDSTDVLRADGALMRDTRMVERKKTNRAKARKGYTWVKR, encoded by the exons ATGACTTTCCCTTCTACTTCTTCAATACGGTCACTGCGATCTCTCGCTGCCTCATTCAGCAGGAGCTACGCGACAATTTCCCCTTattctcctccatcaaATGACTATGCCCCTCCGCGACGCAAACCTCGCCCAGAATCATCCCAGTTCTTCACTGGCCGACCTGAGTTCCACGAAGCTCTCGTTTCCTTATCTTCCACAGTCAAGAATACGACAGCAGTTCTTCGTGAAGCGCATATTTACCCTCTCCCTACCGATCTTCCTCATGTTACTCCTCCAAGGGCAGCTTGGGTTTCCCCTGAAGAGCTGTCCTCTATCTTCCaggtcaagctcaagactAGCACCCTCCGCCAGGTTATGGACCTCCTCAGCGAGCTGCATAACCTTCGGCACGTGAGCGAACTCGCTGGCTATCCTGACTTAGCTGCCAAGATTGACGCCGCGTTGGAGAGGTACGAACGAGCCGGCATGGctgaggggaagaaggacgtcaaagaaaagaaagaaaaaagaaagctGGACGAATTTGGGAGGGCATATGCcatgggaaggaagaagacgtcCAGCGCAAGAGTATGGATGATCCCCAACCCGTCGGCTCCACCTTTCCTTCAATCAGCCGAAAGCTCTTCTACCGACGTCCCTACTCTTCCCACCTCTGAGATTCTTATCAACCACCAGCCGATTTCCACCTACTTCCCCCGTCTCATTGACCGAGAAACCATTCTTCGTCCGTTGAGGTTGACTGGCCTTCTAGGCGCGTACAATATCTTCGCTTTTGCCTGCGGTGGTGGCGTTTCTGGTCAAGCCGGCGCGGTTGCCCTCGGTGTAGCTAGGGCTTTGACCATTCTTAGAGAAGACTCAACAGATGTGCTCAGGGCAG ATGGTGCTCTTATGAGGGACACTAGaatggtggagaggaagaaaacaaaCAGGGCCAAGGCCAGGAAAGGA TACACCTGGGTCAAGCGTTAA